One Mycobacterium paraseoulense genomic window, TCCCTCGAACACCACCGGCGCCAGCTGTGCCCGCGCCGTATACAACGCCGCGGTGTATCCGGCGGGACCCGAGCCGATGATGATCACGTCGTGGACAGTGTCGGCGGTCATAGAACCCTTTCAAAACGATCGTCCCTGGATTCGTACAAACGCCAGCGTAGGCACGGGTGTTCCCCGGCGCGTCGGACACCCCGGCACCACACTAGGGGCGCGGAACCGAAGTGGTGGCCAACAAGCCGGTATCGGCGGCGCTGCAGTTGAGCGCCACCGCGTAGACCGCCAGGCTGTGGGGAGTGTCGCCGGCCACCACCAGCACGACGCCGGGGCGGGCGTTGATCTCGACACGACGCCCCCCCAGCACCTGCGTGGCCGCCGGATAACCGAGGCCGGTGAGGCATGAGGCGCGCCGGCCAGGGTCGCCGAGGGGGCCGTAATCCGGACTCTGGTCGAGCAGACCGAGGATCTCGTCCTTCGACAACGGGATCGCCATCGGCGGCGTCGACACCGTGATGTGCTCGGCGGTGACCGGGGTGCTGGGCGCGGGTTCCGGGGCGGTGATCAGCGCCGCGGTCCCCACGCCCACCGCCGCCAGCACCGCGCCGACGCCGGCCACCGTGGCGACGACCCGCCCGGGCCGCATCGCTGGCCGAGCCGAGTGCGCGGCGGGCCGGCCCGCCGGCGCCGATTCCAGCGCCGCCAAGACGCGGGCGGTGACCTCCGGCGGGACATCGGGCGGTGGCTCGGCGCCAAGGGTGGCGACGTCGCAGCGCACCCGATTCAAGGCGCGCAGGATCTGCTCCGCATCGGCGTCGCCGCGGACCCGCCGGCGCACCCGGGCCGCGGACTCGTCGTCCAGCAGGCCGGCCTGCAGGTCGGCGAGAAGCTCGACCGTCAGGGGCGGCTCGTCGGCGTCGTGGTCGGCTTCATCCATCCGCCCCAGTGTCCGTCATGGGCTGCTTGACGGCCATGGGTGGGGCCAGGTCGGGGGAGGCCTTGAGGTAGCCGAGGAGCTCGGCGAGGCGCGCCCGGGCACGCGCGCACCGGCTCTTGACGGTGCCCTCGGCGATGCCCAGCAGCGCGGCGGTGTCGGCCACCGAATACCCCTGCATGTCAACGGCCACCACCGCCGCCCGCTGCTCGACGGGAAGCCGCATCAAGGCGCGCTGCACCACCATCGCGGTCTCGACTTGGGCCGTTCGATCGGCCACCGGGAAGACGTCCTCGAGCGGGACGGTGGGATGTGCCTTCGTGCGCCGCAGCCGGTCCAGGCAGGCGTTGACGACGATGCGGTGCAGCCAGCTGCCGACGGCGGCGTCATGCCGGAACGCGCCGGCGCCGCGGTGCGCCGAGAGCATGGCGTCCTGCAGCGCGTCCTCCGCATCCTCCGCGGTGCGCGTGGTCAGCCGGGCCAACCGGTGCAGCTGTCGTTGATGGCGAAGAAACAACTCCCCGAAGGCGCGGCGATCGCCGGCGACGTGGGCTGCCAGCAGTTCGGCGTCGCTGCGTTCACGCTGGATGTCTCCCCGGGAGCCCACGGCCGGACAGTATCCAATCGGCTGCGGGGCGGCACTTCACCACGGCGGCCGATTGTGGGGCGAGATCAGGATGCGGCCTGGACCGTGATCTCCGAAAAGCCGGCCTGGCTCTTGCCGTTCGTGGTTCCCAGCGTGGAGATCCACACCAGCAGATTCGACGTCGGCGAGCCGGATCGGACCGGGATGACGTTGTGCCCGGGCTTGAGCGTGAACGCCGGCGCCAGCACGGTGGTGTCGTTCAGCGACGCCGGCGACGCCGTGGCCGACGACCGGATCTCGACTTTCGTCCCGCTGCTGGGGGTGTCGATGGTGACCTGCCCGACCACCGTGGGGTTCGGCAGCTGCAGCATGAGCCCTTCACCCTGCTTGAAGCTGGGGAACGGGACGGCGTCGGTGTAGACCTCCGTCGCCCAGGCTGTGGAAGGGTCGCCGTCGATGGCCTGGCCCGCCGTGCTTGCGTTGTCGGCGTCGCCGTCGGGGGCGTAGACCGACGCCCTGGTCGGTTTGACGACGCTACCGGCGGCGGAGGAGCTCGGGGCCGACGAAGACACGGACGACGAGGGGCCGTTGAGCCCCAGCTCGTCCTTGTTCAGGCCGCCGCCGACGTTGCCGAAGATCTTGCTCACCACCGACGCCAGGACCAGCAGGGCCACCACGATGACGACGAGGCCGGCCCCGACGCCGATCAACACGTTGCGGCGGCGGCGCGCCAAGTTGGCGTCGTCTTGCGCCGCGGACACGCGGGCGATGGGGGGTGCGGGCGAATCGTCGATCGGGCCCAGCACCTCGGTCCGATCGGCCACGGCGGTCGCCTGCTGCAGCAGGTTCAAAAGCGTTGAGGCACTACG contains:
- the sigM gene encoding RNA polymerase sigma factor SigM, translated to MGSRGDIQRERSDAELLAAHVAGDRRAFGELFLRHQRQLHRLARLTTRTAEDAEDALQDAMLSAHRGAGAFRHDAAVGSWLHRIVVNACLDRLRRTKAHPTVPLEDVFPVADRTAQVETAMVVQRALMRLPVEQRAAVVAVDMQGYSVADTAALLGIAEGTVKSRCARARARLAELLGYLKASPDLAPPMAVKQPMTDTGADG